A genomic window from Buteo buteo chromosome 13, bButBut1.hap1.1, whole genome shotgun sequence includes:
- the RNF157 gene encoding E3 ubiquitin ligase RNF157 isoform X1: MGALTSRQNAGVEEVDIPANSVYRYPPKSGSYFANHFIMGGEKFDSTHPEGYLFGENSDLNFLGNRPVVFPYAAPPPQEPVKTLRSLINIRKDTLRLVKCSEEVKTPGEEVSKAKVHYNVEFTFDTDARVAITIYYQASEEFHNGVASYIPRDNSLQSETVHYKRGVCQQFCVPSHTVDPSEWSEEELGFDLDREVYPMVVHAVVDEGEEHIGHCHVLLATFEKHSDGTFCVKPLKQKQVVDGVSYLLQEIYGIENKYNTQDSKVAEDEVSDNSAECVVCLSDVRDTLILPCRHLCLCNTCADTLRYQANNCPICRLPFRALLQIRAMRKKLGPLSPTSFNPIIASQTSDSEEHSSSENIPPGYEVVSLLEALNGPLTPSPAALPLRALGDPPGAGTLPSYGSDGPVPPLRALSPLERLPDCGPPGLKLKKSLSKSISQNSSILPEEEDEKSCTESELRVSRRRSPARREEECGATPESENLTLSSSGAIDQSSCTGTPLSSTISSPEEPVSSSLAQSVMSMASSQSQHSQLSTDTVSSMSGSYIAPGTEEEEEEEGDMLPSPAAASATASDGESTPVESPDINFVSISAEERDAEGNDVLEDEDASPTQEDGPRTGAFLGLRCDNNNDLGIAHVKALDNKLCSEACLPGPEAANNNVWPQQAPWPRCPPSTQDLEQAAAALPM; encoded by the exons GGAGCTACTTTGCCAACCACTTCATCATGGGCGGCGAGAAGTTCGACTCCACGCACCCCGAGGGTTACCTCTTCGGCGAGAACAGCGACCTCAACTTCCTCGGGAACCGGCCTGTTGTG TTCCCTTATGCTGCTCCACCTCCTCAGGAACCCGTGAAGACCCTCAGGAGCTTAATCAACATCCGCAAGGACACCCTGCGCCTTGTCAA GTGCTCGGAGGAGGTGAAGACCCCAGGGGAAGAAGTCAGCAAAGCCAAGGTGCACTACAACGTGGAGTTCACCTTCGACACGGATGCCCGTGTGGCCATAACCATCTACTACCAGGCGAGCGAGGAGTTTCACAATGGGGTGGCGAG CTACATCCCCAGGGACAACAGCCTGCAGTCGGAGACGGTGCACTACAAGCGGGGGGTGTGCCAGCAGTTCTGCGTGCCCTCCCACACCGTGGACCCCTCTGAGTGGAGCGAGGAGGAG CTGGGCTTCGACCTGGACCGGGAGGTGTACCCCATGGTGGTGCACGCGGTGGTGGATGAAGGAGAGG AGCACATCGGGCACTGCCACGTGCTGCTGGCCACCTTTGAGAAG cacAGCGACGGCACCTTCTGCGTGAAGCCCCTCAAGCAGAAGCAAGTG GTGGATGGCGTGAGCTACCTTCTGCAGGAGATCTATGGCATTGAGAACAAGTACAACACGCAGGACTCCAAG GTGGCCGAGGATGAGGTGAGTGATAACAGCGCTGAGTGCGTCGTCTGCCTCTCGGACGTCCGCGACACCCTCATCCTGCCCTGCCGCCACCTCTGCCTCTGCAATACCTGCGCCGACACCCTGCGCTACCAGGCCAACAACTGCCCCATCTGCAGGCTGC CTTTCCGAGCCTTGCTTCAAATCCGAGCCATGAGGAAAAAGCTGGGTCCCCTCTCGCCCACCAGCTTCAACCCCATCATCGCCTCGCAGACCTCTGACTCTGAGGAGCACTCG tcCTCGGAGAACATTCCCCCGGGCTACGAGGTGGTGTCGCTGCTGGAGGCCCTCAACGGGCCGCTGACACCCTCGCCAGCCGCCCTACCACTGCGTGCGCTGGGGGACCCTCCAGGCGCGGGGACCCTGCCCTCGTATGGCAGCGATGGTCCCGTGCCCCCCCTGCGAGCCCTCTCGCCCCTCGAGCGTCTTCCTGACTGTGGACCCCCAGGGCTCAAGCTGAAGAAGAGCCTCTCCAA GTCCATCTCACAGAACTCCTCCATCCTGCCCGAAGAGGAGGATGAGAAGTCGTGCACCGAGTCGGAGCTGAGGGTCTCCAGGAGGAGATCCCCTGCCCGGCGTGAGGAG GAATGCGGTGCGACGCCGGAGAGCGAAAACCTCACCCTGTCGTCATCGGGAGCCATCGACCAGTCCTCGTGCACCGGGacccccctctcctccaccaTCTCGTCCCCAGAAG AGCCcgtcagcagcagcctggctcagTCCGTCATGTCCATGGCCTCCTCCCAGAGCCAGCACTCCCAGCTCAGCACTGACACTGTGTCCTCCATGTCCGGCTCCTACATTGCTCCCggcacagaggaggaggaggaggaggagggggacatGCTTCCCTCACCCGCGGCCGCCAGCGCCACAGCCTCTGATGGAGAG TCGACGCCTGTGGAGTCCCCAGATATAAACTTCGTCAGCATCTCGGCTGAGGAGCGTGATGCCGAG GGCAATGACGTGTTGGAGGATGAGGACGCCTCTCCCACGCAGGAAGATG GCCCGAGGACAGGCGCTTTCCTCGGTCTGAGGTGTGACAATAACAATGACTTGGGCATCGCACACGTGAAAGCGCTGGACAATAAACTGTGCTCTGAGGCCTGCTTACCTG GCCCGGAGGCAGCCAACAACAACGTGTGGCCGCAGCAGGCACCctggccccgctgcccccccagcacccaagACCTGGAGCAGGCAGCGGCCGCCCTGCCCATGTGA
- the RNF157 gene encoding E3 ubiquitin ligase RNF157 isoform X3, with protein sequence MGALTSRQNAGVEEVDIPANSVYRYPPKSGSYFANHFIMGGEKFDSTHPEGYLFGENSDLNFLGNRPVVFPYAAPPPQEPVKTLRSLINIRKDTLRLVKCSEEVKTPGEEVSKAKVHYNVEFTFDTDARVAITIYYQASEEFHNGVASYIPRDNSLQSETVHYKRGVCQQFCVPSHTVDPSEWSEEELGFDLDREVYPMVVHAVVDEGEEHIGHCHVLLATFEKHSDGTFCVKPLKQKQVVDGVSYLLQEIYGIENKYNTQDSKVAEDEVSDNSAECVVCLSDVRDTLILPCRHLCLCNTCADTLRYQANNCPICRLPFRALLQIRAMRKKLGPLSPTSFNPIIASQTSDSEEHSSSENIPPGYEVVSLLEALNGPLTPSPAALPLRALGDPPGAGTLPSYGSDGPVPPLRALSPLERLPDCGPPGLKLKKSLSKSISQNSSILPEEEDEKSCTESELRVSRRRSPARREEECGATPESENLTLSSSGAIDQSSCTGTPLSSTISSPEEPVSSSLAQSVMSMASSQSQHSQLSTDTVSSMSGSYIAPGTEEEEEEEGDMLPSPAAASATASDGESTPVESPDINFVSISAEERDAEGNDVLEDEDASPTQEDGPRTGAFLGLRCDNNNDLGIAHVKALDNKLCSEACLPAAVPDSCPINIEE encoded by the exons GGAGCTACTTTGCCAACCACTTCATCATGGGCGGCGAGAAGTTCGACTCCACGCACCCCGAGGGTTACCTCTTCGGCGAGAACAGCGACCTCAACTTCCTCGGGAACCGGCCTGTTGTG TTCCCTTATGCTGCTCCACCTCCTCAGGAACCCGTGAAGACCCTCAGGAGCTTAATCAACATCCGCAAGGACACCCTGCGCCTTGTCAA GTGCTCGGAGGAGGTGAAGACCCCAGGGGAAGAAGTCAGCAAAGCCAAGGTGCACTACAACGTGGAGTTCACCTTCGACACGGATGCCCGTGTGGCCATAACCATCTACTACCAGGCGAGCGAGGAGTTTCACAATGGGGTGGCGAG CTACATCCCCAGGGACAACAGCCTGCAGTCGGAGACGGTGCACTACAAGCGGGGGGTGTGCCAGCAGTTCTGCGTGCCCTCCCACACCGTGGACCCCTCTGAGTGGAGCGAGGAGGAG CTGGGCTTCGACCTGGACCGGGAGGTGTACCCCATGGTGGTGCACGCGGTGGTGGATGAAGGAGAGG AGCACATCGGGCACTGCCACGTGCTGCTGGCCACCTTTGAGAAG cacAGCGACGGCACCTTCTGCGTGAAGCCCCTCAAGCAGAAGCAAGTG GTGGATGGCGTGAGCTACCTTCTGCAGGAGATCTATGGCATTGAGAACAAGTACAACACGCAGGACTCCAAG GTGGCCGAGGATGAGGTGAGTGATAACAGCGCTGAGTGCGTCGTCTGCCTCTCGGACGTCCGCGACACCCTCATCCTGCCCTGCCGCCACCTCTGCCTCTGCAATACCTGCGCCGACACCCTGCGCTACCAGGCCAACAACTGCCCCATCTGCAGGCTGC CTTTCCGAGCCTTGCTTCAAATCCGAGCCATGAGGAAAAAGCTGGGTCCCCTCTCGCCCACCAGCTTCAACCCCATCATCGCCTCGCAGACCTCTGACTCTGAGGAGCACTCG tcCTCGGAGAACATTCCCCCGGGCTACGAGGTGGTGTCGCTGCTGGAGGCCCTCAACGGGCCGCTGACACCCTCGCCAGCCGCCCTACCACTGCGTGCGCTGGGGGACCCTCCAGGCGCGGGGACCCTGCCCTCGTATGGCAGCGATGGTCCCGTGCCCCCCCTGCGAGCCCTCTCGCCCCTCGAGCGTCTTCCTGACTGTGGACCCCCAGGGCTCAAGCTGAAGAAGAGCCTCTCCAA GTCCATCTCACAGAACTCCTCCATCCTGCCCGAAGAGGAGGATGAGAAGTCGTGCACCGAGTCGGAGCTGAGGGTCTCCAGGAGGAGATCCCCTGCCCGGCGTGAGGAG GAATGCGGTGCGACGCCGGAGAGCGAAAACCTCACCCTGTCGTCATCGGGAGCCATCGACCAGTCCTCGTGCACCGGGacccccctctcctccaccaTCTCGTCCCCAGAAG AGCCcgtcagcagcagcctggctcagTCCGTCATGTCCATGGCCTCCTCCCAGAGCCAGCACTCCCAGCTCAGCACTGACACTGTGTCCTCCATGTCCGGCTCCTACATTGCTCCCggcacagaggaggaggaggaggaggagggggacatGCTTCCCTCACCCGCGGCCGCCAGCGCCACAGCCTCTGATGGAGAG TCGACGCCTGTGGAGTCCCCAGATATAAACTTCGTCAGCATCTCGGCTGAGGAGCGTGATGCCGAG GGCAATGACGTGTTGGAGGATGAGGACGCCTCTCCCACGCAGGAAGATG GCCCGAGGACAGGCGCTTTCCTCGGTCTGAGGTGTGACAATAACAATGACTTGGGCATCGCACACGTGAAAGCGCTGGACAATAAACTGTGCTCTGAGGCCTGCTTACCTG CCGCCGTGCCGGACTCCTGCCCCATTAACATTGAGGAATAG
- the RNF157 gene encoding E3 ubiquitin ligase RNF157 isoform X2 translates to MGALTSRQNAGVEEVDIPANSVYRYPPKSGSYFANHFIMGGEKFDSTHPEGYLFGENSDLNFLGNRPVVFPYAAPPPQEPVKTLRSLINIRKDTLRLVKCSEEVKTPGEEVSKAKVHYNVEFTFDTDARVAITIYYQASEEFHNGVASYIPRDNSLQSETVHYKRGVCQQFCVPSHTVDPSEWSEEELGFDLDREVYPMVVHAVVDEGEEHIGHCHVLLATFEKHSDGTFCVKPLKQKQVVDGVSYLLQEIYGIENKYNTQDSKVAEDEVSDNSAECVVCLSDVRDTLILPCRHLCLCNTCADTLRYQANNCPICRLPFRALLQIRAMRKKLGPLSPTSFNPIIASQTSDSEEHSSSENIPPGYEVVSLLEALNGPLTPSPAALPLRALGDPPGAGTLPSYGSDGPVPPLRALSPLERLPDCGPPGLKLKKSLSKSISQNSSILPEEEDEKSCTESELRVSRRRSPARREEECGATPESENLTLSSSGAIDQSSCTGTPLSSTISSPEEPVSSSLAQSVMSMASSQSQHSQLSTDTVSSMSGSYIAPGTEEEEEEEGDMLPSPAAASATASDGESTPVESPDINFVSISAEERDAEGNDVLEDEDASPTQEDGPRTGAFLGLRCDNNNDLGIAHVKALDNKLCSEACLPGSSVCVKVHVRSVPTRFSQPTLVSPHSPELPKGPEAANNNVWPQQAPWPRCPPSTQDLEQAAAALPM, encoded by the exons GGAGCTACTTTGCCAACCACTTCATCATGGGCGGCGAGAAGTTCGACTCCACGCACCCCGAGGGTTACCTCTTCGGCGAGAACAGCGACCTCAACTTCCTCGGGAACCGGCCTGTTGTG TTCCCTTATGCTGCTCCACCTCCTCAGGAACCCGTGAAGACCCTCAGGAGCTTAATCAACATCCGCAAGGACACCCTGCGCCTTGTCAA GTGCTCGGAGGAGGTGAAGACCCCAGGGGAAGAAGTCAGCAAAGCCAAGGTGCACTACAACGTGGAGTTCACCTTCGACACGGATGCCCGTGTGGCCATAACCATCTACTACCAGGCGAGCGAGGAGTTTCACAATGGGGTGGCGAG CTACATCCCCAGGGACAACAGCCTGCAGTCGGAGACGGTGCACTACAAGCGGGGGGTGTGCCAGCAGTTCTGCGTGCCCTCCCACACCGTGGACCCCTCTGAGTGGAGCGAGGAGGAG CTGGGCTTCGACCTGGACCGGGAGGTGTACCCCATGGTGGTGCACGCGGTGGTGGATGAAGGAGAGG AGCACATCGGGCACTGCCACGTGCTGCTGGCCACCTTTGAGAAG cacAGCGACGGCACCTTCTGCGTGAAGCCCCTCAAGCAGAAGCAAGTG GTGGATGGCGTGAGCTACCTTCTGCAGGAGATCTATGGCATTGAGAACAAGTACAACACGCAGGACTCCAAG GTGGCCGAGGATGAGGTGAGTGATAACAGCGCTGAGTGCGTCGTCTGCCTCTCGGACGTCCGCGACACCCTCATCCTGCCCTGCCGCCACCTCTGCCTCTGCAATACCTGCGCCGACACCCTGCGCTACCAGGCCAACAACTGCCCCATCTGCAGGCTGC CTTTCCGAGCCTTGCTTCAAATCCGAGCCATGAGGAAAAAGCTGGGTCCCCTCTCGCCCACCAGCTTCAACCCCATCATCGCCTCGCAGACCTCTGACTCTGAGGAGCACTCG tcCTCGGAGAACATTCCCCCGGGCTACGAGGTGGTGTCGCTGCTGGAGGCCCTCAACGGGCCGCTGACACCCTCGCCAGCCGCCCTACCACTGCGTGCGCTGGGGGACCCTCCAGGCGCGGGGACCCTGCCCTCGTATGGCAGCGATGGTCCCGTGCCCCCCCTGCGAGCCCTCTCGCCCCTCGAGCGTCTTCCTGACTGTGGACCCCCAGGGCTCAAGCTGAAGAAGAGCCTCTCCAA GTCCATCTCACAGAACTCCTCCATCCTGCCCGAAGAGGAGGATGAGAAGTCGTGCACCGAGTCGGAGCTGAGGGTCTCCAGGAGGAGATCCCCTGCCCGGCGTGAGGAG GAATGCGGTGCGACGCCGGAGAGCGAAAACCTCACCCTGTCGTCATCGGGAGCCATCGACCAGTCCTCGTGCACCGGGacccccctctcctccaccaTCTCGTCCCCAGAAG AGCCcgtcagcagcagcctggctcagTCCGTCATGTCCATGGCCTCCTCCCAGAGCCAGCACTCCCAGCTCAGCACTGACACTGTGTCCTCCATGTCCGGCTCCTACATTGCTCCCggcacagaggaggaggaggaggaggagggggacatGCTTCCCTCACCCGCGGCCGCCAGCGCCACAGCCTCTGATGGAGAG TCGACGCCTGTGGAGTCCCCAGATATAAACTTCGTCAGCATCTCGGCTGAGGAGCGTGATGCCGAG GGCAATGACGTGTTGGAGGATGAGGACGCCTCTCCCACGCAGGAAGATG GCCCGAGGACAGGCGCTTTCCTCGGTCTGAGGTGTGACAATAACAATGACTTGGGCATCGCACACGTGAAAGCGCTGGACAATAAACTGTGCTCTGAGGCCTGCTTACCTG gcTCCTCCGTCTGCGTGAAAGTTCATGTTCGCTCTGTGCCAACACGGTTTTCTCAACCCACGCTTGTGTCCCCTCACTCTCCAGAGTTGCCCAAAG GCCCGGAGGCAGCCAACAACAACGTGTGGCCGCAGCAGGCACCctggccccgctgcccccccagcacccaagACCTGGAGCAGGCAGCGGCCGCCCTGCCCATGTGA